The following proteins come from a genomic window of Hydractinia symbiolongicarpus strain clone_291-10 chromosome 2, HSymV2.1, whole genome shotgun sequence:
- the LOC130629742 gene encoding dual specificity testis-specific protein kinase 1-like, translating into MELKKAKEAVERYKQIVASQKKTIHILREKNASMMLQCADFTKLKMFEQLGHSRSSLMVDASLFSSFFHNGDPLLQEQTPTILTSEVISGLASNVIFSGHFAEVTRAVFDEGDSVILKSYLALGKEETSLRNLAYVSHEARLLQFVGNHPNIVQVFGIVHAKGKFHSVLSYEGDSSIKILLKRKVIFPTEDIMKQMIIGLAKALSFLFDKGVLHNNIIPENVMVKGSDFTPVIIGFSFACRASCAKSNVKDVLKKLTDHHHVAPELYRGSGVSYMTDIYAFGFTIATIMELKPLNFKDALLEARIERFVFKCMDNHCGLRPPT; encoded by the coding sequence ATGGAATTGAAGAAAGCAAAAGAAGCTGTTGAAAGATACAAGCAGATCGTAGCGAGTCAAAAGAAGACTATACACATTCTGAGAGAGAAAAATGCTTCGATGATGCTGCAATGTGCGGATTTCACAAAGCTAAAGATGTTTGAACAGCTTGGACATTCTCGATCGTCACTAATGGTTGATGCATCGTTGTTTTCATCGTTCTTCCATAATGGCGATCCGTTGTTACAAGAACAAACGCCCACAATTTTGACAAGTGAGGTAATCTCCGGACTGGCTTCCAATGTCATATTTTCTGGTCATTTCGCAGAAGTGACCCGTGCTGTGTTTGACGAAGGAGATtctgtaattttaaaaagttacttAGCACTTGGTAAAGAGGAAACATCTCTGCGCAACCTAGCTTATGTTAGCCACGAAGCACGACTGCTACAGTTTGTTGGGAATCATCCCAATATTGTACAGGTCTTTGGTATTGTACACGCCAAAGGAAAATTTCATTCTGTGCTTAGCTATGAAGGGGATAGCagcataaaaattttgctgaagcGGAAGGTAATATTTCCCACAGAAGACataatgaaacaaatgattatTGGGCTAGCTAAAGCActctcttttttatttgataaagGAGTGTTACACAACAACATAATTCCTGAAAATGTCATGGTGAAAGGTAGTGACTTCACTCCGGTCATTATCGGGTTTTCATTCGCATGTCGAGCGTCTTGTGCGAAATCTAACGTtaaagacgttttaaaaaaattaaccgaCCATCATCACGTGGCACCAGAATTGTATAGGGGAAGCGGCGTGTCATACATGACCGATATTTACGCGTTTGGGTTTACTATTGCGACAATTATGGAATTAAAACCTCTGAATTTCAAAGATGCGCTACTTGAAGCTCGCATTGaacgtttcgtttttaaatgtaTGGATAATCATTGTGGTTTGCGTCCCCCCACATAA
- the LOC130629743 gene encoding uncharacterized protein LOC130629743 yields the protein MYCQFCGKERKITALFCTNCGKAMPEIPAAEDTTSPESSSKTSSNVAGPSTISKTISRGDKSLTFLEFTKTKSKSWFNKVQRKKQKSNEVAINIGILLWNERAGSVKPIRGKRVCLRINSDASYERIYSQGLQRMTDFHRDIIVENTNYLLAFESGEIAYFIPGTTQEFILEKYKNELGKEYKNITLYLISEDDKIVLDKLKNSAFNDHDFDQDFETAPKKFKIECKEQQEMDDEIFASQVQALYESDFYELPDVPEFTDIPDLPDIVNLPKILEDLGRNIEEGQFFLNIRRNSDVQRILTLWARQKSQSPKKGLWLGS from the exons ATGTATTGTCAATTTTGTGGTAAGGAACGAAAAATCACTGCACTCTTCTGCACAAACTGTGGTAAAg CCATGCCTGAAATTCCTGCTGCTGAAGACACCACATCTCCTGAATCCTCATCAAAAACATCATCAAACGTTGCAGGACCatcaacaatttcaaaaactatttcAAGAGGAG ataAATCACTTACATTTTTGGAATTCACCAAAACCAAATCCAAAAGTTGGTTTAACAAagtgcaaagaaaaaaacaaaagtcaaATGAAGTTGCCATTAATATTGGTATATTATTATGGAATGAACGGGCTGGTTCTGTTAAACCAATTCGTGGGAAGCGTGTTTGCTTGCGTATAAATTCAGATGCAAGTTATGAAAGGATTTATTCCCAGGGTCTTCAAAGAATGACAGATTTCCATAGGGATATTATAGTAGAAAATACGAACTATCTGTTGGCATTTGAAAGTGGTGAAATAGCGTATTTTATCCCAGGCACTACTCAAGAATTCATTTTGGAAAAATACAAGAATGAATTAGGGAAGGAGTACAAAAACATCACACTTTATTTGATATCAGAGGATGACAAGATAGTTTTGGATAAACTTAAAAACAGCGCATTCAATGATCATGATTTTGACCAGGACTTTGAAACAGCccccaaaaaatttaaaattgagtGTAAAGAACAACAGGAAATGGATGATGAAATATTTGCTTCTCAAGTTCAAGCTTTGTATGAATCTGATTTTTATGAATTACCTGATGTTCCTGAATTTACAGATATACCAGATTTACCTGATATAGTGAATTTGCCCAAGATTTTGGAGGATCTGGGAAGAAATATCGAAGAAGGACAATTCTTCTTGAATATTCGGAGAAATTCAGATGTGCAGAGAATCCTTACTCTGTGGGCAAGACAGAAAAGCCAGTCACCTAAAAAAGGCTTATGGTTAGGTTCATAG